The Leptodactylus fuscus isolate aLepFus1 chromosome 5, aLepFus1.hap2, whole genome shotgun sequence genome segment GCTGCTTCTGTTGCTTTCCGGGAGTGATGGAAAGGGTCACAAAACAGTTAATGGATTTGGGGTCAGTATCTGGGTGGTAAAGTCCTTCAACACTTATGAGTCGGACACGCAGTCTCTGTGCTTCAGGGCAATATTCTGTAGATAAGCGAAGGGAACCTCCATTTTCTAACAGCACAGCATTTTCTGACATAAATCTACCTCTAGAATAGAAAAGATCCATTGGAAAGACAGAATCCATCATTCCATCAGAAACTCTGCGAATTATGTTAGGACTGCTGTCTGTGGAACTACACTCATCAGCTGAAAGTGAATTATTTCTAGACAGTCCAGACTTCTCCTTCCTTCTAAGAGCTTTGGAGAAGAGCTTGTCCTGGCTTAAAGCTTTCAGCAAGGAGTTACACCGAGGAGGAGATCTGTGAAGCAGAGGAGAACTAAAAGGTGAAGAATCTGTAGAAGATGACGTTTCGCTGTCCAAGGTGCCAGAGCGGCTCAATGACCTCAGCTTTAACGTTGAGAAGCTGCTGCAGGAAGATGCCCGTTGCCACGCAGATGTATTTGAACGTGATTTAGGCAACAAAATTGGAAGGCTGGCAGGGTCATTGTGGAAGAGAGATTCTTTCCTTCTTGTGTTTGGGCTTTCTAGTAACGTACAGAATCCATAGGAAGTTTGAGCTTTGGGAAGATGTGGCAAAGAAAGAGCTGCTTGTGCCTGAGGGTCAGCATTTGTGCTTTCCTCTTCCAGGGCTTCCTCTGCACTGTCCACCTGAATAATATGTGTCTCTGGTGTGTTAAAATCTTCAGTTCCAAAAGTTGCTCCACAGAGGTCAGGTACAGATCTGTAAAGAGATTTCATTCTCATACCCCTCTGTGATGAAAGTAGGGGAGGGATACAGAATTCAGGAATTCTGTCTGGAGTTAATACATTGGGACAAGGTATTGCACGTTGGCCCTTGTCAGGATAAGATCCCCTTGGTGTGAGATCAGACATGTATCCCTGCATTTCTGGTACCTTCAGCTTCTCCAATAGCCACATAAGTCCAATTAGGTGGTTTATAattatactgtaaaaaaaaacaaaacataatggTAAGAAATTGCTAAACCCCTGTAATAAATCTTGACTGACAAGTATAACTAATGAACATCCACTGCAAAAGTGCAGGATATACGACATGGTATAACAGATTTTACATTCTAGGTAGAGTTTAAATGCAGACAAGAAACAGCTTGAAACTATAGACAGTATTTACCTGTTGCAGTGGTAAAGTCCTGCTCACATCACCTGGAAAAAGTCTTGTGTAAGATGAAATGTTACTGGTGCCAGCAAGGAAATCAGTGCTATTGAGcccagagcagtgagtgagctCAGCAACCTCCGTCACCTGCTTTTATAGCTGAATTGGGATCTCTCCAGCCAATTGCAAGGAAGTGGGTGGCATCCATCCTCCACTGGAAAGAGACACGAGGAAACAGTGTGACACAACACAGCTTTGTGATAACACCTCATACGTTAGCGCTCTCGTTGACAGACCCAGAGGGAGAACACTGACTCTAATACACACTTGGAGAAGAAGTACACGTTTACAACTTTCTGAACTTATAATTACACGCAAATGTCAGGAATACCATTCATGATTCAAGTAGTTATCGCCTAGTTCCACTTAAAACCTAGTAATTTAGACATAACTGCGGTTAACCCTTTACATCCTTCTTTCCAAAGGTCATATAAGGATGGGGAAATATGAAACATGGGAGCCTGCATGGTGAGGACAGAGAAAGTATTATGCTACTCTGGGTTGGCTGACCTTCTGTACCCCCTGATATCAGCATTACCAATCTGTGCTGTGTCTGCTGCCAGGTAATGACAATAACAGACCTGTTTCTAGTAAAACAACAATATGAATCAGAAGTAAGATGTTACAGTAATTCTGAGAAGCCCTACATGTAATGAGCCAAAGCACAGACATACAGTAGAAGATCTTAAGGTAACTCAGCCTGGACGGATTTATTTGCCTGTGCAATATAATAGACAGCATCAGGATTGAAATATTGTCAAGTGATATCTGCTGCCATATCTGACAGAAGGATATGATAGAGCGAGAGAAgcagagctctgtaatatatataggtttatatgac includes the following:
- the LOC142203202 gene encoding C2 calcium-dependent domain-containing protein 4C-like, which codes for MWLLEKLKVPEMQGYMSDLTPRGSYPDKGQRAIPCPNVLTPDRIPEFCIPPLLSSQRGMRMKSLYRSVPDLCGATFGTEDFNTPETHIIQVDSAEEALEEESTNADPQAQAALSLPHLPKAQTSYGFCTLLESPNTRRKESLFHNDPASLPILLPKSRSNTSAWQRASSCSSFSTLKLRSLSRSGTLDSETSSSTDSSPFSSPLLHRSPPRCNSLLKALSQDKLFSKALRRKEKSGLSRNNSLSADECSSTDSSPNIIRRVSDGMMDSVFPMDLFYSRGRFMSENAVLLENGGSLRLSTEYCPEAQRLRVRLISVEGLYHPDTDPKSINCFVTLSITPGKQQKQRSTVIRRSRNPIFNEDFFFENVFQTQLHSRSLKIKVINKMCSMKRDCVLGQTELPLLSILSL